The following proteins are co-located in the Microplitis demolitor isolate Queensland-Clemson2020A chromosome 3, iyMicDemo2.1a, whole genome shotgun sequence genome:
- the LOC103576556 gene encoding ubiquitin-conjugating enzyme E2 H yields MSSPSAGKRRMDTDVIKLIESKHEVTILGGLNEFSVKFYGPRGTPYEGGIWKVRVHLPEHYPFKSPSIGFMNKVYHPNIDEVSGTVCLDVINQAWTALYDLSNIFESFLPQLLTYPNPIDPLNGDAAAMYLHKPDEYKKKVADYVRKYATEEALRDQENADNANGVSSESESSMSDFSENEAQDMEL; encoded by the exons ATGTCGTCACCAAGTGCTGGAAAACGACGCATGGACACTGatgttataaaatt gATTGAAAGTAAACATGAAGTAACAATTTTAGGTGGACTTAATGAATTTTCCGTTAAATTTTATGGCCCTCGGGGca cACCTTATGAAGGTGGAATATGGAAAGTACGAGTACATTTACCTGAACACTATCCATTTAAATCACCATCTATTGGATTTATGAACAAAGTTTACCATCCAAATATTGATGAGGTATCGGGTACTGTGTGTCTTGATGTTATTAATCAGGCATGGACAGCTCTCTATG attTATCGAACATCTTTGAGTCTTTCCTCCCTCAATTACTGACATATCCAAATCCAATAGATCCACTTAACGGCGACGCTGCCGCAATGTACCTACACAAACCCGATGAGTATAAAAAGAAAGTTGCTGATTACGTTAGGAAATATGCAACAGAAGAAGCGTTAAGAGATCAAGAGAATGCCGATAATGCAAATGGTGTATCGTCGGAAAGTGAATCTTCGATGAGTGATTTTAGTGAAAATGAAGCCCAAGATATGGAGTTGTAA
- the LOC103576557 gene encoding neutral alpha-glucosidase AB codes for MASLLELSIGILCVILVANAVDRTNFKTCDQSSFCRRCRGVQPGKTPYELLPDTIDKNDSILYGVLFNKDTGKSYILQLTALEDNTFRLFVNEREPLKPRYQVEHALQGAPRHAELQLVEKTTDHVTVKSGANKVILYFSPFKVDLYSNDQLVISTNARGLMRFEHLRTKSSSQPADSEAEEVTEPPQYPGDGAENDPGAWEENFKSFHDSKPRGPEAIALDFSFPDAEHAYGIPQHADAFALKTTKGIDPYRLYNLDVFEYEVNERMALYGAIPVLYAHGKERTSGVFWHNAAETWVDVQSSADSNVFDSIVNLVPGNTKKVSVDTHFMSESGVIDVFFLLGPKPLDAFRQYTLLTGTTPLPQMFSLGYHQSRWNYNDQDEVAQIAEQFDANDIPMDVMWLDIEYTDNKKYFTWDPNKFSNPLKMIQDLTSKHRKLVVIIDPHIKRDSSYFVHRDAENNGYYVKLADGKDYEGWCWPGSSSYLDFFNPVVRDYFRQQYDLDKFHGTTNDVYIWNDMNEPSVFNGPEVTMPKDLIHYGNWEHRDVHNINGLMFTLVTYEALYKRSGGTLRPFVLTRSHFAGSQRFAAVWTGDNAAEWQHLRISYPMCLSTAVAGMSFCGADVGGFFKNPDSELFIRWNQAGAWLPFFRQHSHIETKRREPWTFNNETTKIVRDAIRMRYSYLPLWYTLFREHEVTGSPVIRPMWAHYPSEVKTFSIDDQLLVGDSILVHPVFEPSVTEVNVYFPGEGKDDWYDVETMENYSTPGNVRVPVTLHNIPVFQRSGSIVPRKMRLRRSTVAMKNDPYTLFVIADKSGSASGTLYIDDESSFEYRHGKYVYLKLSFDGKTLSSKHIDKLANFSTASWLERVDIANPPLGVKSANLISESTRNGSLELNYNSNNNVLIIRKPGVNMGEEWSIELIR; via the exons ATGGCTTCGCTTTTGGA ATTGAGCATCGGCATTCTGTGTGTCATCTTAGTTGCAAATGCAGTTGATAGGACGAATTTTAAAACATGCGACCAGTCGAGTTTCTGCAG acgGTGTCGTGGTGTACAACCTGGTAAAACACCTTATGAGCTTTTGCCAGACACGATagataaaaatgattcaattttGTACGGAGTATTATTCAATAAAGACACCGGAAAGTCATATATATTGCAATTAACAGCACTTGAAGATAATACATTTAGGCTTTTTGTAAATGAAAGAGAACCTCTGAAGCCTCGGTACCAGGTAGAGCATGCTCTGCAAGGAGCTCCGAGACACGCAGAGTTGCAATTAGTTGAGAAGACAACGGATCATGTGACTGTTAAAAGTGGTGCGAATAAAGTAATTCTCTACTTCAGTCCATTCAAAGTTGATCTGTACTCCAATGACCAGCTTGTTATTTCAACAAATGCACGTGGTCTCATGAGATTCGAGCACTTGAGAACCAAATCATCTTCCCAGCCAGCAGACAGTGAAGCCGAAGAAGTAACAGAGCCACCGCAGTATCCTGGTGATGGTGCCGAAAACGATCCAGGAGCATGGGAAGAAAACTTCAAATCTTTCCATGACTCAAAACCACGTGGACCAGAAGCTATTGCTTTAGATTTCAGTTTTCCTGATGCTGAGCATGCCTACGGTATTCCTCAACATGCAGACGCGTTCGCTTTAAAAACAACCAAAGGCATCGATCCCTACAGACTGTACAATTTAGATGTTTTTGAGTACGAAGTTAACGAACGTATGGCTCTTTATGGAGCTATTCCTGTGCTGTATGCTCACGGCAAAGAACGTACGTCGGGAGTATTCTGGCACAATGCCGCTGAAACATGGGTCGACGTTCAATCGAGTGCCGACAGCAATGTATTTGACAGTATCGTAAATTTAGTGCCTGGTAATACTAAAAAAGTTAGTGTAGATACTCATTTTATGTCTGAGTCTGGTGTTATCGATGTATTTTTCTTATTGGGACCAAAACCATTGGACGCATTTCGCCAATACACTCTTTTGACTGGAACCACTCCATTACCACAAATGTTTAGCTTGGGATACCATCAGTCACGTTGGAACTACAATGACCAAGACGAAGTCGCTCAAATAGCCGAGCAGTTTGATGCCAATGACATTCCCATGGATGTAATGTGGCTGGACATTGAGTATAccgacaataaaaaatactttacttGGGATCCAAACAAGTTTTCGAACCCGTTGAAGATGATTCAAGACCTCACAAGCAAGCACAGAAAATTGGTTGTCATTATTGACCCGCACATAAAACGTGACAGCAGTTACTTTGTTCACAGAGACGCTGAGAATAATGGGTACTACGTTAAACTCGCAGATGGAAAAGATTACGAGGGTTGGTGTTGGCCGGGATCATCATCATACTTGGACTTCTTCAACCCAGTAGTCAGAGACTACTTCAGACAGCAGTATGACCTTGATAAATTCCACGGTACTACAAACGACGTTTACATTTGGAACGACATGAATGAACCCAGTGTTTTCAATGGTCCTGAAGTGACGATGCCTAAAGACCTGATCCATTATGGAAACTGGGAACATCGTGATGTGCACAACATTAACGGTCTGATGTTTACTCTTGTAACTTACGAAGCCTTGTACAAACGTTCCGGTGGTACATTGAGACCTTTCGTGTTAACAAGATCCCACTTTGCTGGATCGCAACGTTTTGCTGCCGTTTGGACTGGAGACAATGCCGCTGAGTGGCAGCATCTGCGTATAAGTTATCCAATGTGCCTATCAACAGCTGTCGCTGGAATGTCATTCTGCGGTGCTGATGTCGGcggatttttcaaaaatccagACTCGGAATTATTCATAAGATGGAATCAAGCTGGCGCTTGGTTGCCGTTCTTCCGCCAGCACTCTCACATCGAAACAAAACGACGCGAGCCTTGGACATTTAATAACGAGACGACTAAGATAGTACGTGACGCTATTCGTATGAGATATTCATATTTACCATTATGGTACACGCTATTTAGAGAACATGAAGTAACTGGCAGTCCAGTAATAAGACCAATGTGGGCACACTATCCCTCAGAAGTAAAGACATTTTCAATTGATGACCAATTACTTGTTGGAGATTCTATTCTTGTACATCCTGTTTTCGAGCCATCTGTCACAGAAGTTAATGTTTACTTCCCGGGTGAGGGTAAAGACGACTGGTATGATGTTGAAACTATGGAGAATTACTCAACTCCAGGCAATGTCCGTGTACCAGTGACTCTTCACAATATCCCGGTGTTCCAACGAAGTGGTTCCATCGTCCCACGTAAGATGCGGTTACGTCGTAGCACTGTTGCCATGAAAAATGATCCCTACACTTTATTCGTAATCGCTGACAAATCGGGATCTGCCTCAGGAACTCTTTACATCGATGACGAGTCCAGCTTTGAGTACCGGCATGGAAAATATGTTTATCTTAAGCTGTCATTCGATGGAAAGACACTTTCATCTAAACACATTGATAAATTAGCAAACTTTTCAACAGCTAGCTGGTTAGAACGAGTAGATATCGCTAACCCTCCCCTGGGTGTTAAATCAGCAAATCTTATTTCTGAAA GTACAAGGAATGGCAGCTTGGAATTAAATTACAACTCAAAcaataatgttttaataataCGCAAGCCCGGTGTAAATATGGGGGAAGAGTGGTCAATTGAATTGATACGTTAA
- the LOC103576558 gene encoding Golgi pH regulator, translated as MGLLEDTFVILITQIFFFAGGWVFFVKKLFRDYEVHHRLVQLIFSTTFSLSCTMFELIIFEIIGILDSSSRYFHWNVGLYMLLFMVIVVIPFYIAFFIISNIRFVKLNLIQPLTIFIYLFYLYLFWKIGDPFPILNPTKGLLSIEQGVSRIGVIGVTVMALLSGFGAVNYPYSSMTCFMRPVSYADVQAIEKRLLQTMDMILAKKKRIALARRSEGISKAETRSRLWGMLSPLTSMKEYTENVKKLEQEVSGLEELSRQLFLEAHDIQNARERLEWAATWQGKYFNFLGYFFSVYCMWKIFISTINIIFDRVGKKDPVTRGIEIAVHWIGFDIDVTFWSQHISFFLVGCIVVTSIRGLLLTLTKFFYAISSSKSSNIIVLILAQIMGMYFVSSVLLMRMNMPAEYRIIVTQVLGDLQFNFYHRWFDVIFLVSALSSIVFLYLAHKQAPSERTL; from the exons ATGGGATTACTCGAGGATACCTTCGTTATTCTTATCACGCAG aTCTTTTTCTTCGCCGGAGGATGGGTCTtcttcgtaaaaaaattatttcgcgATTATGAAGTTCATCACAGATTggtgcaattaattttttcaactacaTTTTCTTTGTCATGTACTATGTTTGAgttgataatatttgaaatcattGGTATTTTAGATTCCAG TTCAAGATACTTTCATTGGAACGTTGGACTCTACATGTTACTTTTTATGGTAATTGTCGTAATACCATTTTACAtagcattttttattataagcaACATTAGATTCG TAAAACTAAATTTGATCCAGCCattgacaatatttatttatttattttacttgtatCTATTTTGGAAAATTGGCGACCCCTTTCCAATTTTAAACCCTACTAAGGGATTACTATCAATAGAACAAGGCGTCAGTAGGATAGGAGTAATCGGAGTAACTGTAATGGCACTTTTGTCTGGTTTTGGTGCTGTCAATTATCCGTATTCTTCAATGACCTGTTTTATGAGGCCTGTATCTTACGCAGACGTCCAAGCTATAGAGAAAAGACTCTTGCAGACGATGGATATGATTCTCgctaaaaagaaaagaatcgCTTTGGCCAGAAGAAGTGAAGGAATATCCAAAGCTGAGACGCGCTCGCGTTTGTGGGGAATGTTGTCACCTCTGACGAGTATGAAAGAGTATACGGAGA ATGTAAAAAAACTTGAGCAAGAAGTCTCAGGATTAGAAGAATTATCTAGACAATTATTCCTAGAGGCGCATGACATACAAAATGCTCGTGAACGATTAGAATGGGCGGCAACTTGGcaaggaaaatattttaatttcctcggttactttttttcagtttacTGCATgtggaaaatatttatc tcgaCAATCAATATAATATTTGACCGCGTAGGAAAAAAAGACCCAGTGACCCGCGGGATTGAAATAGCCGTCCACTGGATAGGTTTTGATATCGATGTTACATTTTGGTCACAGCACATATCATTCTTTCTCGTCGGCTGCATCGTCGTGACGTCCATACGCGGACTATTACTTACACTTACGaag TTTTTCTACGCCATATCCAGTAGCAAATCGTCAAATATTATTGTGCTAATACTTGCCCAAATAATG ggAATGTACTTTGTATCATCGGTACTTTTAATGCGTATGAACATGCCCGCAGAATATAGAATAATAGTGACCCAGGTACTGGGAGATctgcaatttaatttttatcaccgtTGGTTCgatgttatatttttagtgtCTGCATTGTCgtcaattgtatttttatatctcgCTCACAAACAAGCTCCTAGTGAACGTacgttgtaa